In Calothrix sp. PCC 7507, one DNA window encodes the following:
- a CDS encoding antitoxin family protein, giving the protein MNITIEAVYEHGILRLLQPIPLDEGTHVEVTVISTEAKPKNKTPGEILAQIAAMPLEVSNDEFSGKDHDRILYPPDSAI; this is encoded by the coding sequence ATGAATATAACTATAGAAGCTGTTTATGAACATGGGATACTCAGACTATTACAGCCAATTCCATTAGACGAAGGGACTCATGTTGAGGTGACAGTGATTTCAACTGAGGCTAAACCTAAAAACAAAACTCCTGGAGAAATTTTGGCACAAATTGCTGCCATGCCTCTAGAAGTTAGCAATGATGAATTCTCCGGAAAAGATCATGACAGGATTCTTTATCCTCCAGATAGTGCAATATGA
- a CDS encoding nickel-dependent hydrogenase large subunit, with the protein MTIQTLDISPVGRVEGDLDVRVEIEDGYVVNAWTHAELFRGFEVILRGKDPQAGLIVTPRICGICGGSHLTSASWALDTVWQTEVPRNAILARNLGQIVETIQSIPRYFYGLFAIDLTHQNYRKSHFYEEAVRRFAAYTGKSYEIGITISAKPVEIYALLGGQWPHSSYMVPGGVMCAPTLTDITRAWSLLEYFRTNWLEPVWLGCSLERYEEIQTYDDFMEWLEEDRKHRDSDLGLYWRMGLDIGLDRFGAGVGKYVTWGYLPHEDKYQKPTIEGRNAALIMKSGVYDSFNDTHTLMDQSFARENTTHSWYDEGTADIHPGDRTTKPIANNTKDFDNAYSWASAVLHKDFGRLEAGPLARQLVAGGNHGESWQHTDGFILDVFKQMGGANTHVRQLARVHEIVKLYRQAEHCLREFKLNDPWYIKPKEKDGKGWGATEASRGALCHWIDIEGGKIKQYQVIAPGTWNIGPRDGEGVRGPVEEALVGTPIYDPRDPVEVGHVARSFDSCLVCTVHAHDAKTGEELARFRTA; encoded by the coding sequence ATGACAATTCAAACCTTAGATATCTCCCCAGTCGGTAGAGTTGAGGGAGATTTAGATGTCCGCGTAGAAATTGAAGATGGGTATGTAGTTAATGCTTGGACACATGCTGAACTATTTCGGGGATTTGAAGTTATCCTACGCGGTAAAGATCCCCAAGCCGGATTGATTGTCACACCGCGCATTTGCGGTATTTGCGGCGGTTCTCACCTGACTTCTGCATCTTGGGCATTAGATACAGTTTGGCAAACTGAAGTTCCTCGCAACGCAATTTTGGCGAGAAATTTAGGGCAAATCGTCGAAACTATCCAAAGTATACCCCGCTATTTTTATGGTCTATTTGCGATTGATTTGACACATCAAAATTATCGCAAGAGTCACTTTTATGAAGAAGCTGTGAGACGCTTTGCTGCTTACACCGGTAAGTCTTATGAAATTGGGATTACTATTTCTGCCAAACCTGTAGAAATTTATGCATTATTAGGTGGACAATGGCCCCATTCTAGTTACATGGTTCCCGGTGGTGTCATGTGCGCCCCTACCCTCACAGACATTACCCGCGCTTGGTCGTTGCTGGAATATTTCCGCACCAATTGGTTAGAACCTGTATGGCTGGGGTGTTCTTTAGAACGCTATGAAGAAATCCAAACTTATGATGACTTCATGGAGTGGCTAGAAGAAGACCGTAAGCATCGGGATTCCGACTTGGGTTTATACTGGCGCATGGGTTTAGATATTGGTTTAGATAGATTTGGCGCTGGTGTGGGTAAGTATGTCACCTGGGGATATTTACCCCATGAAGACAAATACCAAAAGCCGACTATTGAGGGGCGAAATGCTGCTTTGATTATGAAAAGTGGCGTGTATGACAGCTTCAATGATACTCACACCTTGATGGATCAATCCTTTGCTCGTGAGAATACAACTCACTCTTGGTATGACGAAGGAACAGCAGATATTCATCCAGGCGATCGCACCACTAAACCCATTGCTAATAATACCAAAGACTTTGACAATGCCTATTCCTGGGCGAGTGCCGTCCTACACAAAGACTTCGGACGTTTAGAAGCTGGCCCCTTAGCCCGTCAATTAGTCGCTGGCGGTAATCATGGCGAATCTTGGCAACACACCGACGGCTTTATCCTCGATGTCTTCAAGCAAATGGGCGGTGCTAATACTCATGTTCGTCAGCTAGCACGAGTTCACGAAATTGTCAAGCTATATCGTCAAGCCGAACACTGTTTACGGGAATTCAAATTAAACGATCCTTGGTATATCAAACCCAAAGAAAAAGACGGTAAAGGTTGGGGTGCAACAGAAGCCTCACGCGGTGCATTGTGTCACTGGATAGATATAGAAGGTGGTAAGATTAAGCAGTATCAAGTTATCGCCCCTGGTACGTGGAATATAGGACCCCGTGATGGTGAGGGAGTCCGCGGCCCCGTTGAAGAAGCTTTAGTAGGGACACCAATTTACGATCCTAGAGATCCTGTGGAAGTGGGACATGTGGCGCGATCGTTTGACTCTTGTTTAGTTTGCACAGTCCACGCCCACGATGCCAAAACTGGTGAAGAGTTGGCGCGTTTTCGCACTGCTTAG
- a CDS encoding hydrogenase small subunit: MTNVLWLQGGACSGNTMSFLNAEEPTVCDLIADFGIKVLWHPSLGLELGDNLQRLLRNCISGEIPLDILVFEGSVVNAPNGTGEWNRFADRPMKDWLSDLAQAASFIVAVGDCATWGGIPAMSPNPSESQGLQFLKRQEGGFLGKDFHTKSGLPVINIPGCPAHPDWITQILVAIATGRIEDIALDDLNRPQTFFNTYTQTGCTRNVHFAYKASVAEFGQRKGCLFYDLGCRGPMTHSSCNRILWNRVSSKTRAGMPCLGCTEPEFPFYDLVPGTVFKTQTVMGVPKELPPGVKTKDYALLTMVAKNAAPTWAEEDFFTV; encoded by the coding sequence ATGACTAACGTACTCTGGCTTCAAGGTGGCGCATGTAGCGGCAACACCATGTCTTTTCTCAACGCTGAAGAACCGACAGTCTGCGATTTAATTGCTGACTTTGGCATTAAAGTTCTTTGGCATCCATCTTTAGGTTTGGAACTAGGTGATAATCTCCAAAGACTCCTCAGAAATTGCATTTCTGGTGAGATTCCCTTAGATATCCTGGTTTTTGAAGGCAGCGTTGTCAACGCCCCCAATGGAACTGGTGAATGGAATCGGTTTGCCGATCGCCCGATGAAAGACTGGTTAAGTGACCTCGCCCAAGCCGCTAGCTTTATCGTCGCCGTGGGAGACTGCGCCACCTGGGGAGGAATTCCCGCCATGTCACCCAACCCCAGCGAATCCCAAGGCTTGCAATTTCTCAAGCGTCAAGAAGGTGGCTTTTTAGGGAAGGATTTCCACACCAAATCAGGATTACCCGTGATTAACATCCCCGGATGTCCTGCCCATCCTGACTGGATTACGCAGATATTAGTAGCGATCGCCACCGGACGCATCGAAGACATCGCCCTAGACGACCTCAATCGCCCGCAAACATTCTTCAACACCTACACCCAAACAGGTTGTACCCGCAACGTCCACTTTGCCTACAAAGCATCAGTTGCCGAATTTGGTCAACGCAAAGGCTGTCTATTCTATGACCTAGGTTGTCGCGGCCCCATGACCCATTCCTCCTGCAACCGCATCTTGTGGAACCGCGTCTCCTCCAAAACCCGCGCTGGTATGCCCTGTTTAGGTTGCACAGAACCCGAATTTCCCTTCTACGACCTCGTACCCGGAACCGTATTTAAAACTCAAACTGTCATGGGAGTTCCCAAAGAACTACCACCAGGCGTCAAAACCAAAGACTACGCCCTCCTCACAATGGTTGCCAAAAACGCCGCCCCCACCTGGGCAGAAGAAGACTTTTTTACAGTTTAG
- a CDS encoding NifU family protein, with protein sequence MVTLIEHTATLEELIQEINRFEAIISEWDESQRCVVVGLKRAIEALHKAALKRLIKSLKAESMSTLRHAVTDEVVYAVLLYHELVKPPKPPLAERIQIALDEVRPGLQSHNGDIELVAIKLPDTVEVRLIGTCSNCPTSTLTLSQGVEQAIKSHCPEITTVIAVNHRPMFESNTASLISPFSTPRASTWIKVATVNQVPEAGVLEVSIAGNSLILHRQGVNITCHHNTCAHLGNSLTEGKVENGIITCPAHGFQYILETGECLTAPDVSLLSYPLRIKQDQVFVKL encoded by the coding sequence ATGGTTACACTCATTGAACACACAGCAACACTTGAGGAATTAATTCAAGAAATCAACCGCTTTGAAGCTATTATATCCGAGTGGGATGAAAGCCAGAGGTGTGTAGTTGTAGGGTTAAAAAGAGCAATTGAAGCCCTACATAAAGCCGCCTTAAAGCGGTTGATTAAAAGCCTCAAGGCAGAATCTATGTCAACTTTGCGTCATGCTGTGACTGATGAAGTAGTATATGCCGTACTGCTTTATCACGAATTGGTTAAACCACCAAAACCACCATTAGCAGAACGCATTCAGATAGCATTAGATGAAGTCCGTCCTGGATTACAAAGCCATAACGGAGACATAGAACTAGTAGCTATTAAACTACCAGATACAGTGGAAGTCAGGTTAATTGGAACCTGTAGTAATTGCCCAACTTCTACTTTGACCTTATCTCAAGGAGTAGAACAAGCGATTAAATCCCATTGTCCAGAAATTACCACAGTAATTGCTGTCAATCATCGCCCTATGTTTGAGAGTAATACTGCTAGTTTAATTAGTCCATTTTCCACCCCAAGAGCATCTACTTGGATAAAAGTGGCTACTGTGAATCAAGTTCCCGAAGCAGGTGTATTAGAAGTGTCAATTGCTGGTAATTCACTAATTTTACATCGTCAAGGAGTTAACATCACTTGTCACCATAATACTTGCGCTCACCTAGGAAATTCTTTAACTGAGGGTAAAGTAGAAAATGGCATTATCACCTGTCCCGCTCACGGATTTCAATATATATTAGAGACAGGAGAATGCTTAACTGCACCCGATGTTTCCCTTCTATCTTATCCGTTACGCATCAAACAAGATCAAGTTTTTGTAAAACTCTAA
- a CDS encoding NHL repeat containing protein produces the protein MILNNKQHLFSLQGAEVILGDILEPGQLAIPIAPSAKTMFGPRAACLISETGPLWVSDTGHHRLLGWRKLPTQDSQNADWVIGQPDFYHEGQNAKSTPGKATFSVPTGICACGGGLVVADAWNHRILIWKNLPEDHNVPADLVLGQANFKDNEPNRGSQLAAPNTLNWPYGVFYHQGKLFVADTGNRRVLIWHQLPTEIGQPADLVLGQPDMISRNENGGNSPTAASMRWCHDITFWGDNLVVTDAGNHRVMIWQGMPTENNAPCSVVLGQKNFDLVEMNQGFYLPSASSLSMPYGVDVFGDWLLVADTANSRLLGWRKLESILSLQGAVADIVAGQVDFKSKGENHNFGLPTRDSLNWCYGVKVCGNTAVVADSGNNRILLWRLK, from the coding sequence ATGATTTTGAATAATAAGCAGCATTTATTCTCACTTCAAGGTGCAGAAGTAATTTTAGGTGACATTTTAGAACCAGGACAATTAGCCATACCCATAGCACCAAGTGCAAAAACAATGTTTGGGCCTCGTGCTGCTTGTTTAATATCAGAAACCGGCCCTTTATGGGTATCAGATACAGGACATCATCGGTTATTAGGATGGCGAAAATTACCTACTCAAGACAGTCAAAATGCTGATTGGGTAATTGGACAACCGGATTTTTATCATGAAGGACAAAATGCTAAAAGCACACCAGGAAAAGCAACTTTTAGTGTCCCTACTGGGATATGTGCTTGCGGTGGTGGATTAGTGGTAGCCGATGCTTGGAATCACCGAATTTTAATTTGGAAAAACTTACCTGAAGATCACAATGTTCCCGCTGATTTGGTGTTAGGTCAAGCGAATTTTAAGGATAATGAACCTAACAGAGGTAGCCAACTAGCAGCCCCAAATACTCTTAACTGGCCTTATGGTGTTTTCTATCATCAAGGAAAACTATTTGTTGCTGATACAGGCAATCGGCGAGTGTTAATTTGGCATCAATTACCAACAGAAATTGGTCAACCGGCTGATTTAGTTTTGGGACAGCCAGATATGATATCTCGTAATGAGAATGGCGGTAATTCTCCCACAGCAGCGAGTATGCGTTGGTGTCACGATATTACCTTTTGGGGAGATAATCTAGTTGTCACTGATGCAGGTAATCATCGAGTGATGATTTGGCAGGGGATGCCTACAGAAAATAATGCGCCTTGTAGTGTAGTGTTGGGGCAAAAAAACTTTGATTTGGTGGAAATGAATCAAGGGTTTTATCTTCCTAGCGCTAGTAGTTTGAGTATGCCTTATGGTGTGGATGTTTTTGGTGATTGGTTATTAGTTGCTGATACCGCAAATTCACGTTTGTTAGGATGGAGAAAGCTAGAGTCAATTTTATCATTGCAAGGTGCTGTGGCAGATATTGTTGCTGGACAGGTTGATTTTAAAAGTAAAGGTGAAAATCACAATTTTGGGCTACCAACACGAGATAGTTTGAATTGGTGTTATGGGGTGAAGGTTTGTGGTAATACTGCCGTGGTAGCTGATTCTGGAAATAATAGAATTTTGTTGTGGAGGTTGAAATAA
- the hypF gene encoding carbamoyltransferase HypF, with protein MRVEEIRVRGTVQGVGFRPTVYRLAKVFGLRGEVCNDGEGVLIRVAGNEADLARFVHKLQAECPPLARINELIITPYTGEFNFDDFIISHSVNSVVKTEIAADAATCLQCLQEIFDPFSRFYRYPFTNCTHCGPRLSIIRGIPYDRCNTSMSAFVMCPECANEYQDVDNRRFHAQPVACHVCGATAWLERADGKSVTASMFSMLDDVDAVCTLLQKGEIVAIKGLGGIHLACDATQEVVVQKLRQRKKRYHKPFALMARDLAVIAEYCLVSPKEKELLASPAAPIVLLQKQVVGNEKLTQYSIAPCVASGQNTLGFMLPYTPLHHLILKRMNRPIVLTSGNLSDEPQCIDNDEAREKLGKIADYFLFHNREIVNRVDDAVVRVIGDKVQTIRRARGYAPAPINLPPGFNNLPQILAMGGELKNTFCLLRDGRAILSQHLGDLENAAAFNAYQDSLNLYLNLFEHTPEVIAIDKHPEYLSAKFGKELADTNKIQLCYVQHHHAHIAACMAENSIPLNSKPVLGIALDGLGYGEDGTLWGGEFLLADYRNFQRLAKFKPIAMIGGTQTIYQPWRNTYAQLIAADSWENLKTKYGDLEILKFLDTKPLKLLNQLMEKGVNSPLASSVGRLFDAVAGAVGICREECSYEGQAAIALEALVDINSLNNYEETQTYPFTINFLDSIYCIDPGQMWQVLLNDLQQQTPTAIIATKFHISLAKIIVEMVSRLSKEHLVSQVVLTGGVFQNCILLQQVTQRLQALKIDVLTHSLVPANDGGISLGQAVIAAAKSVN; from the coding sequence ATGAGGGTGGAGGAGATTAGAGTTCGGGGTACTGTTCAGGGTGTGGGTTTTCGCCCGACTGTGTATCGTTTGGCTAAGGTTTTTGGGTTGCGTGGGGAGGTTTGTAATGATGGGGAGGGGGTGTTAATTCGGGTTGCTGGTAATGAGGCGGATTTAGCAAGATTTGTTCATAAATTACAGGCAGAATGTCCTCCTTTAGCCAGAATTAATGAGTTAATTATAACTCCCTATACAGGTGAATTTAATTTTGATGATTTTATCATTTCTCACAGTGTTAATAGTGTTGTGAAAACAGAAATAGCTGCTGATGCTGCTACTTGTCTTCAATGTTTACAAGAAATTTTTGACCCTTTTAGCCGTTTTTATCGTTACCCTTTTACTAACTGTACTCATTGCGGCCCTCGCTTGAGTATTATTCGTGGGATTCCTTATGACAGATGCAATACCAGTATGTCTGCATTTGTTATGTGTCCTGAATGTGCAAACGAATACCAGGATGTTGACAACCGTCGTTTTCATGCCCAACCTGTAGCTTGTCATGTCTGCGGTGCTACGGCTTGGTTAGAACGTGCTGATGGTAAATCAGTGACTGCTTCTATGTTCTCTATGCTAGATGATGTTGATGCCGTCTGTACGCTGTTGCAAAAAGGTGAGATTGTAGCAATTAAGGGGCTGGGTGGAATTCATTTAGCTTGTGATGCTACTCAGGAAGTTGTTGTGCAAAAACTCCGCCAGCGTAAAAAACGCTATCACAAACCCTTTGCTTTAATGGCACGGGATTTAGCGGTAATTGCAGAATATTGTCTAGTTAGTCCTAAAGAAAAAGAGTTGTTAGCAAGTCCCGCTGCGCCAATTGTGTTGTTGCAGAAGCAGGTAGTTGGGAATGAGAAATTAACTCAGTACTCCATAGCGCCTTGTGTTGCATCGGGACAAAATACTCTTGGTTTTATGTTACCTTATACGCCGCTACATCATCTTATCCTCAAGCGGATGAATCGACCGATTGTGTTAACAAGTGGCAATCTTTCCGATGAACCGCAATGCATTGACAATGATGAAGCTAGAGAAAAGTTAGGCAAAATTGCTGATTATTTTCTGTTTCATAATCGAGAGATTGTTAATCGTGTAGATGATGCGGTGGTGCGAGTTATTGGCGATAAAGTCCAAACTATTCGCCGCGCTAGAGGATATGCACCAGCGCCGATTAATTTACCACCTGGATTTAATAATCTACCGCAAATTTTAGCAATGGGTGGTGAGTTAAAAAATACTTTTTGTCTGTTGCGAGATGGACGAGCAATTCTGTCTCAGCATTTGGGAGATTTAGAAAATGCGGCGGCTTTTAATGCTTATCAAGATAGTTTGAACTTGTACTTAAATTTATTTGAGCATACACCGGAAGTAATTGCTATTGATAAACATCCTGAATATCTCTCAGCAAAATTTGGAAAAGAACTAGCAGATACAAATAAAATTCAACTCTGTTATGTTCAGCATCATCACGCCCACATTGCCGCTTGTATGGCAGAAAATAGCATACCTCTCAACTCAAAACCAGTTTTAGGCATTGCTTTAGATGGGTTAGGTTATGGCGAAGATGGCACATTATGGGGTGGAGAATTTCTCTTAGCTGATTACCGTAATTTTCAGCGACTCGCAAAATTTAAACCTATAGCAATGATAGGAGGAACACAAACAATTTATCAGCCTTGGCGTAATACATATGCCCAATTAATTGCAGCCGATAGCTGGGAGAATTTAAAAACCAAGTATGGTGATTTAGAAATATTAAAGTTTCTGGATACTAAGCCACTCAAGCTACTGAATCAGCTGATGGAAAAAGGTGTTAATTCTCCTTTAGCTTCGTCAGTAGGACGGTTATTTGATGCAGTAGCAGGGGCTGTAGGTATCTGTCGAGAAGAATGTAGTTATGAAGGACAAGCTGCGATCGCACTAGAAGCCTTAGTAGATATTAACAGCTTAAATAATTATGAAGAAACCCAAACTTATCCTTTTACTATTAACTTTTTAGATAGTATTTATTGTATAGATCCCGGTCAAATGTGGCAAGTTTTACTCAATGATTTGCAGCAGCAGACTCCCACAGCAATCATCGCCACAAAATTTCATATAAGTTTAGCAAAAATAATTGTCGAGATGGTTAGTCGTCTCTCTAAAGAACATCTCGTTTCTCAAGTCGTTCTCACCGGAGGAGTATTCCAGAACTGTATTTTATTACAGCAAGTTACTCAGCGATTACAAGCATTGAAAATTGATGTACTAACTCACAGTTTAGTCCCTGCAAATGATGGTGGTATATCTCTAGGGCAAGCAGTCATTGCAGCAGCTAAATCAGTTAACTGA
- a CDS encoding HypC/HybG/HupF family hydrogenase formation chaperone, with product MCLGIPGQIVEITDIKCKLAIVNIGGVKRQVNIACIVDEQHPPESCIGDWVLVHVGFAMNRIKEQEAAETLKLLQEIVAGTGD from the coding sequence ATGTGTTTAGGAATTCCTGGTCAAATTGTTGAAATAACTGATATTAAATGCAAATTAGCAATTGTCAATATCGGTGGTGTAAAACGACAAGTAAATATTGCGTGTATTGTCGATGAACAACATCCTCCCGAATCTTGTATTGGCGATTGGGTATTAGTTCATGTCGGCTTTGCTATGAATCGTATTAAGGAACAAGAAGCAGCAGAAACGTTAAAACTATTACAAGAAATAGTCGCAGGGACTGGGGACTAG
- the hypD gene encoding hydrogenase formation protein HypD, with product MKYVDEFREPEKAEALRREIAKLCNQLGKPLKIMEVCGGHTHSIFKYGIEELLPDSLELIHGPGCPVCVMPKGRLDDAIAISQNNNVIFATFGDTMRVPGSKTSLLQAKAQGADIRMVYSPLDSLQIARDNPEKEIVFFALGFETTSPSTALTILQAEAEKIPNFSMFSNHVLVIPALQALLDNPDLQLDGFVGPGHVSMVIGTDPYQFISQQYHKPIVVSGFEPLDIFQSVWMLLKQLVENRCEVENQYNRLVQNQGNTVALQAINKVFAVRDNFDWRGLGEIPNSGLKIRPEYGQFDAEIKFTIPNQKVTDHKACQCGEILKGVLKPWECKVFGTACTPETPIGSCMVSSEGACAAYYKYGRLSTIAKKMTNAKSVNLSQQPLPSCSSLG from the coding sequence ATGAAATACGTTGATGAATTTCGAGAACCTGAAAAAGCTGAAGCATTACGCCGCGAAATTGCTAAATTGTGTAATCAGCTAGGAAAACCGCTCAAAATTATGGAAGTATGCGGCGGACATACTCACTCTATATTTAAATATGGCATTGAAGAACTTCTACCCGACTCGTTGGAATTAATACATGGCCCTGGTTGTCCAGTGTGTGTGATGCCAAAAGGGAGGTTAGATGATGCGATCGCTATCTCTCAAAATAATAACGTTATCTTTGCCACCTTTGGCGACACCATGCGGGTTCCCGGTTCTAAAACCAGCTTACTGCAAGCTAAAGCACAGGGTGCAGATATCCGTATGGTTTATTCTCCCCTGGATAGTCTGCAAATCGCCAGAGATAACCCCGAAAAAGAAATTGTCTTCTTCGCTTTAGGTTTTGAAACCACATCTCCTAGCACCGCTTTGACTATTCTGCAAGCAGAGGCTGAAAAAATTCCCAACTTTAGTATGTTTTCTAATCACGTCCTCGTGATTCCCGCCCTCCAAGCGCTATTAGATAATCCTGATTTACAACTAGATGGATTTGTCGGGCCTGGCCATGTCAGCATGGTAATTGGCACTGACCCTTATCAATTTATTTCTCAACAATATCATAAACCAATAGTCGTCTCAGGATTTGAACCTTTGGATATTTTCCAATCAGTTTGGATGCTATTGAAACAGTTAGTAGAAAATCGTTGTGAAGTCGAAAATCAATACAACCGACTAGTACAAAACCAGGGAAATACAGTAGCCCTACAAGCTATCAACAAAGTTTTTGCAGTGCGAGATAATTTTGATTGGCGAGGCTTAGGAGAAATCCCCAATTCAGGTTTAAAAATTCGTCCAGAATATGGACAATTTGATGCCGAAATTAAATTCACTATTCCTAACCAAAAAGTTACTGATCATAAAGCTTGTCAATGTGGTGAAATTCTTAAAGGAGTTTTAAAACCTTGGGAATGTAAAGTATTTGGTACAGCTTGCACTCCAGAAACACCCATCGGTAGTTGTATGGTATCTTCAGAAGGTGCTTGTGCGGCCTATTATAAGTATGGCAGACTCTCTACTATTGCCAAGAAAATGACAAATGCAAAATCGGTAAATTTATCTCAACAACCTCTACCCTCTTGTAGTTCCTTGGGATAA
- a CDS encoding 2-hydroxymuconate tautomerase → MPFVTVQIAKGHSIEKKRQLVQAVTDALVATLGTKPEWITVYIDEFERENWAVGGQLHADKHSGRHKEKGV, encoded by the coding sequence ATGCCTTTTGTCACGGTTCAAATTGCTAAAGGACACTCCATCGAAAAAAAGCGGCAACTTGTTCAAGCAGTTACCGATGCACTCGTTGCTACTTTAGGTACTAAACCAGAATGGATAACTGTTTACATTGATGAATTTGAGAGAGAAAATTGGGCAGTTGGGGGACAATTACATGCTGATAAACATAGTGGTAGGCATAAAGAAAAAGGTGTGTAA
- a CDS encoding VOC family protein, whose product MNQPPILGNISPIIPAGEDIEKAILFYEQKLGFKTIHTEGKPVSMAIVKRDSAQIFLQNNDDKHLAEGTKFLIQVTHIENLYAELLAKGEEIIHPNGHLATKPWGLKEITVIDSAGVCITFYEVAIS is encoded by the coding sequence ATGAATCAACCACCTATACTAGGCAATATTAGCCCCATTATTCCGGCTGGAGAAGATATAGAAAAAGCAATTTTATTTTATGAACAAAAGCTGGGCTTTAAAACCATCCATACAGAAGGTAAACCTGTGAGTATGGCTATTGTCAAACGCGATTCAGCACAAATATTTCTCCAAAATAACGATGATAAACACTTGGCGGAAGGAACAAAATTTCTGATCCAAGTTACTCATATTGAAAATTTATATGCCGAATTGCTTGCTAAAGGTGAAGAGATAATTCACCCCAATGGTCATTTAGCAACAAAACCTTGGGGACTTAAAGAAATTACAGTTATTGATTCTGCAGGTGTTTGCATCACATTTTATGAAGTAGCTATTTCCTAA
- the hypE gene encoding hydrogenase expression/formation protein HypE, protein MDFSSNNPTQNPLFQKVEQVRRRQGKIRDTHITLAHGSGGKAMRDLIDDIFVSNFDNPILSQLEDQASFNLASLMQQGDRLAFTTDSYVVDPLFFPGSDIGELAVNGTINDLAVSGAKPLYLTCSVILEEGLPVETLRRVATSMKIAANQAGVQIVTGDTKVVHRGAADKLFINTAGIGIIPAGVNISAHNIKPGDVVIINGELGNHGTAILIARGELALETDIKSDCQPLHSLVETILKVCPNIHAMRDATRGGLATVLNEFALSSRVGIRIDENSLPVREEVKGVCEILGLDPLYLANEGKLVAVVPGEDAESVLAAMKSHPAGKDACIIGEVIASPPGIVVLKTVFNAERIVDMLVGEQLPRIC, encoded by the coding sequence ATGGATTTTTCCTCCAATAACCCAACACAAAATCCCCTATTTCAAAAAGTCGAACAAGTCCGTCGTCGCCAAGGAAAAATACGCGATACTCATATTACCCTCGCACATGGTAGCGGTGGTAAAGCCATGCGCGATTTAATTGATGATATATTTGTTAGCAACTTTGATAATCCCATTCTCTCCCAATTAGAAGACCAAGCTAGTTTTAATTTAGCTAGTCTCATGCAACAAGGAGATAGACTAGCTTTCACAACTGATTCTTATGTTGTAGATCCTTTATTTTTTCCTGGTAGTGATATTGGAGAATTAGCTGTCAATGGCACAATTAATGATTTAGCCGTTAGTGGTGCTAAACCTTTATATCTCACCTGTAGCGTCATTTTAGAAGAAGGACTACCAGTAGAAACTTTGCGGCGTGTCGCTACAAGCATGAAAATAGCTGCTAATCAAGCTGGGGTGCAAATTGTGACTGGTGACACAAAGGTTGTACATCGTGGGGCTGCTGATAAATTATTTATTAACACCGCTGGGATTGGTATTATCCCAGCAGGAGTTAATATTTCTGCCCATAATATTAAACCCGGTGATGTAGTCATTATTAATGGTGAATTAGGCAATCATGGTACTGCGATTTTAATCGCCCGTGGAGAATTAGCATTAGAAACTGATATAAAAAGTGACTGTCAACCTTTACATAGTTTAGTAGAAACTATTCTCAAAGTCTGCCCAAATATTCATGCTATGCGGGATGCTACACGCGGTGGTTTAGCGACAGTTTTAAACGAATTTGCCCTAAGTTCTCGTGTGGGAATTCGTATTGATGAAAATTCTCTTCCAGTTCGCGAAGAAGTCAAAGGAGTTTGTGAAATTCTGGGTTTAGATCCTTTATATTTAGCCAATGAAGGTAAGTTAGTAGCGGTAGTACCCGGTGAAGATGCGGAATCTGTTTTAGCAGCGATGAAATCTCATCCGGCGGGAAAAGATGCTTGTATTATCGGTGAAGTTATTGCTTCACCTCCGGGTATTGTAGTTTTAAAAACAGTTTTCAATGCAGAACGTATTGTAGATATGTTGGTGGGGGAGCAATTACCAAGAATTTGTTGA